One genomic window of Emcibacter sp. SYSU 3D8 includes the following:
- a CDS encoding TonB-dependent receptor plug domain-containing protein, giving the protein MRGRTPLYMVDSIPQSTPLRDGKRSGYTIDPAFVDRVEVVYGANAIQGVGATGGVINYVTVAAPESGDWLNRISLELTTDDFKKNGFHYKASALTATKLGLFDFVLGATFDKRDLYYDGKGRPVGVDTTQGDTMDTQAWNIFAKLGFDLDEDQRLEFMANIFEQEGDGDYVVVPGSIAAGIPATSVKGVPPGDPTYNDARNFALTYRHSNLVGGVLTLQGFYYDFYALYGGDTFPVFQDPSIAPVGTLFDQSALSSEKYGAKLTYAREDT; this is encoded by the coding sequence CCCAATCGACCCCCCTGCGGGACGGCAAGCGGAGCGGCTACACGATCGACCCGGCGTTTGTCGACAGGGTCGAGGTGGTGTACGGCGCGAATGCAATCCAGGGCGTCGGTGCAACCGGCGGAGTCATCAATTACGTGACGGTCGCGGCGCCGGAGTCCGGCGATTGGCTGAACCGCATCTCCCTTGAACTCACGACGGACGACTTCAAGAAGAACGGCTTCCATTACAAGGCTTCGGCGCTGACGGCAACGAAGCTGGGGCTGTTCGATTTCGTGCTGGGCGCGACATTCGACAAACGCGACCTTTATTACGACGGCAAGGGACGGCCGGTGGGCGTGGATACCACCCAAGGCGACACGATGGACACGCAGGCCTGGAACATCTTCGCCAAGCTGGGCTTCGACCTCGACGAGGACCAACGACTGGAGTTCATGGCCAATATCTTCGAGCAAGAAGGTGATGGCGACTATGTGGTGGTACCCGGCAGCATCGCCGCGGGGATTCCGGCGACCTCGGTGAAGGGCGTCCCGCCGGGGGATCCGACCTATAACGATGCGCGGAATTTCGCGCTCACCTACCGGCACAGCAATCTGGTGGGGGGCGTGCTGACGCTTCAGGGCTTCTATTACGATTTCTATGCCCTGTATGGAGGAGACACCTTTCCCGTCTTTCAAGACCCGTCCATCGCGCCAGTCGGCACCCTGTTCGACCAGTCGGCGCTCAGCTCTGAAAAGTACGGCGCGAAGCTGACATATGCCCGCGAGGACAC